The Sesamum indicum cultivar Zhongzhi No. 13 linkage group LG1, S_indicum_v1.0, whole genome shotgun sequence genome includes a window with the following:
- the LOC105164685 gene encoding gibberellin 3-beta-dioxygenase 1-like: MSSSVLSDAFRTHPLNLNHKVVDLSSVEILPDSHAWTSEANKYSSSCGGDISRLESIPIINLKDENAMELIRLACTTWGVFQIVNHNVPKNLVDEVELAGEKLFSLPMDRKLMAERTPNGVSGYGMARISSFFSKSMWSEGFTIVGSPLEHAAKLWPHDYHNFCNTIEEYQKEMKNLASRLMGLILGSLGVTEDDVKWVEPKGELKERGAALQLNSYPPCPDPDKAMGMAAHTDSTILNILHQSNTSGLQVFRGDGIGWVTLQPHPGALIVVIGDLMHILSNGSYLNALHRAVVNQTQHRLSVVYLHGPPSSVKMGPLPQLVDSNHPPLYRPITWNEYLGIKAQYFDKALTTISLANGFMNADDDDSVK, encoded by the exons ATGTCCTCGTCAGTACTCTCCGATGCCTTTAGAACTCATCCTCTCAATCTCAATCACAAAGTTGTAGACCTGAGCTCAGTTGAGATATTACCCGACTCCCATGCATGGACGTCGGAAGCAAACAAGTACAGCTCCTCTTGCGGAGGCGATATATCTAGACTCGAATCAATTCCTATAATTAACCTGAAGGATGAAAACGCCATGGAGCTCATCAGGCTCGCATGCACGACTTGGGGCGTTTTCCAAATCGTTAACCACAATGTACCCAAGAATTTGGTTGATGAAGTGGAGTTGGCAGGGGAGAAACTTTTCTCCCTCCCCATGGATCGGAAGCTCATGGCAGAGCGTACCCCTAACGGCGTGTCAGGGTATGGGATGGCGCgcatctcttctttcttttcaaagAGCATGTGGTCTGAGGGCTTCACTATTGTTGGATCACCGCTTGAACATGCTGCCAAACTGTGGCCCCATGACTACCATAACTTCTG TAATACGATTGAAGAATACCAAAAGGAGATGAAAAACCTAGCAAGCCGCCTTATGGGGCTCATACTCGGGTCATTAGGCGTAACTGAAGATGATGTAAAGTGGGTCGAACCAAAAGGCGAACTGAAAGAGAGAGGTGCAGCTCTACAACTCAACTCATACCCACCGTGCCCGGATCCTGATAAGGCCATGGGCATGGCGGCACACACAGACTCCACCATCCTGAACATTCTGCATCAAAGCAACACCAGTGGCCTACAGGTGTTCCGAGGAGACGGCATTGGGTGGGTTACGTTGCAACCTCACCCGGGAGCCCTCATAGTCGTGATAGGAGACCTCATGCACATATTGTCAAACGGGTCATACTTGAACGCGCTCCATCGGGCAGTTGTGAACCAGACCCAACACCGATTGTCTGTAGTCTATCTCCATGGACCACCATCAAGTGTCAAAATGGGCCCACTTCCACAACTAGTGGACAGCAACCACCCTCCTCTCTACAGGCCCATTACTTGGAATGAATATTTGGGCATCAAGGCCCAATATTTCGACAAGGCACTCACAACAATAAGCCTAGCAAATGGATTTATGAATGCcgatgatgatgatagtgtgaaa